One genomic region from Salvelinus fontinalis isolate EN_2023a chromosome 18, ASM2944872v1, whole genome shotgun sequence encodes:
- the LOC129815532 gene encoding general transcription factor II-I repeat domain-containing protein 2-like, which yields MAKRKVDTENRGFQTRWESEYMFTEVAGKPVCLLCGESVAVLKEYNLRRHYETKHADKNKNMDMEQRLQKAEELKRGLKSRQALFKKAKSQGQAAVKASFILAEEIAKSARPFTEGDFIKNCMIKVCDEVCPEKRQLFLNVSLSRNTIAERVDQLSINLKEQLVKKGKDFIAYSLAVDESTDISDIAQLSIFIRGVDSSLSVTEEFLALRPMHGTTTGHDLYEEVSRCVNEMELPWEKLVGLTTDGAPAMCGHRSGLVAKIREKMQEENATGELTAYHCIIHQEALCGKALKMEHVMSIITRTVNFIRAKGLNHRQFKAFLTELETEHGDLPYHTEVRWLSQGKVLQRCFELREEICLFLDSKGKDTTQLRDEMFLCEMAFLCDITSHLNAMNLQLQGRDHVISDMYSTVKAFKTKLTLWETQMRKENLSHFPSCQTMKEKLSTSAFPSAQLADKIGMLAADFRRRFADFEAQKSRLELLGNPFAVDVESSPPNLQMELIDLQCNDALRAKYAAVGAAEFARFLPDTMPQLRIQAAQTLSMFGSTYLCEQLFSLMNLNKTSHRSRLTAEHLHSILRISSAQSLTPNIDELVEKMGHHQVSPSTSNK from the coding sequence atggcaaaacggaaggtggacactgagaaccgggggtttcaaacaaggtgggagtcggagtatatgttcacggaggtagctggaaaacctgtgtgtcttctgtgtggagaaagtgtggcggtactgaaagagtataatctgagacgacattatgaaacgaaacacgcggacaaaaacaagaatatggacatggaacaaaggctacaaaaggcagaggaattaaaacgaggcctcaaatctcgacaggctctgttcaaaaaagccaaatcacaaggccaggctgctgtcaaggccagttttattttggcagaagagatcgctaaatcagcccggccatttacggagggggatttcatcaaaaactgcatgattaaagtttgtgacgaagtttgcccagaaaaaaggcaactctttttaaatgtgagtctgagcagaaacaccattgccgagagagtagaccagttgtccatcaatctaaaagagcagcttgtgaaaaagggaaaagatttcattgcatattccttggctgtggatgagagcactgacatttctgacattgcccagttgtcaattttcatccgcggagtggactccagcctaagcgtgacagaggagtttttggctttacgtcctatgcatggcacaactacggggcatgatttgtatgaagaggtgtcaagatgtgtaaatgagatggagctgccttgggaaaaactcgtgggtttgacaaccgacggagcacctgcgatgtgtggacacaggagcggactggtggcgaagatacgggaaaagatgcaagaggaaaacgcgacaggtgagctgacagcttatcattgtatcatacaccaggaagcgttgtgcggtaaagccttgaaaatggagcatgtaatgagcatcatcacgcgcacagttaactttatcagagccaaaggtttgaatcaccgccagttcaaggcatttctgacggagttagaaacggagcatggtgatttgccttatcacacagaggtgcgatggctaagccagggaaaggtgcttcaaagatgtttcgagcttcgtgaggagatttgtctgttcttggacagcaaagggaaagacacaacacaactccgagacgaaatgtttctgtgtgaaatggcttttctgtgtgacattacgagtcatctgaatgcaatgaacttgcagctgcagggtcgggatcatgtcatctctgatatgtacagtacagtgaaggcatttaaaaccaaactgactctgtgggagacgcagatgcggaaagaaaatttgagccactttcccagctgccagaccatgaaagagaagctctctaccagtgcgttcccgagcgcacagttggctgataaaataggtatgcttgccgctgactttcgacgccgatttgctgactttgaagcacaaaaaagcaggttggaactgctcggtaacccatttgctgttgacgtggaaagctcaccaccaaacctccaaatggagttgattgacctccaatgcaatgatgcactgagggcaaaatatgcggcagtgggtgctgcggagttcgcccgtttcctccccgacacaatgccccagctgcgcatccaggctgctcaaacgttgtctatgtttggcagcacatacctgtgtgaacaactgttttctttgatgaacctgaacaaaacatcacacagaagtcgacttactgctgaacatctccactcaattctgaggatttcctcagctcagagccttaccccgaacattgatgaacttgtggaaaagatgggacaccaccaagtatcaccctcaacctcaaacaagtga